In a genomic window of Mycolicibacter heraklionensis:
- a CDS encoding methylated-DNA--[protein]-cysteine S-methyltransferase has translation MTTQRIIDSPIGPLTLAGKDGKLSHLLMLDHSHAPSRTGWTRDDTAFPDVVEQLAAYFAGDLTEFDLTYEMAGTDFQRRVWAALLTIPYGQTRSYGQLASQIGSPTASRAVGLANGRNPISIIVPCHRVIGSNGSLTGYGGGIDRKRALLDLERQRSQATLFG, from the coding sequence ATGACCACTCAGCGCATCATCGACAGCCCCATCGGGCCGCTCACCCTGGCAGGCAAAGACGGCAAGCTCAGTCATCTGTTGATGCTCGATCATTCGCACGCCCCCAGCCGGACTGGCTGGACACGCGACGACACCGCGTTTCCGGATGTGGTGGAGCAACTCGCGGCATACTTCGCCGGCGACCTCACCGAGTTCGACCTGACCTATGAGATGGCCGGCACTGACTTTCAACGCCGAGTGTGGGCCGCCCTGTTGACCATCCCGTACGGCCAGACCCGCTCCTACGGACAGCTGGCCAGCCAGATCGGGTCGCCGACGGCCTCCCGGGCCGTCGGGTTGGCCAACGGCCGCAACCCGATCTCGATCATCGTCCCGTGCCACCGTGTCATCGGCAGCAACGGCAGCCTGACCGGTTACGGCGGCGGTATCGACCGCAAGCGGGCACTGCTGGATCTGGAGCGACAGCGAAGCCAAGCCACCCTGTTCGGTTGA
- a CDS encoding DNA-3-methyladenine glycosylase 2 family protein has translation MHDDFDRCYRAVKSKDARFDGWFITAVLTTRIYCRPSCPARPPLPRNVEFYPTAAAAQRAGFRACKRCRPDAAPGSPEWNIRGDVVGRAMRLIADGTVDREGVSGLASHLGYSARQLQRLLQAEVGAGPLALSRAQRTQTARVLIETTDLPLGDVAFAAGFASIRQFNDTIRAVCATTPTVLRSNAAARSGARPGRDSPGPGALSLRLPVRTPFAFEGVFGHLAACAVPGCEEVRDGAYRRTLRLPHGNGVASLRPAPDHVRCRLVLDDFRDLTAAITRCRRLLDLDADPEAVVEALTADPDLAPLVTKAPGQRIPRTVDEAELAVRAVLSQQVSTKAARTHTHRLVAAHGQPLDDPDGGLTHVFPSVERLADIDPDQLALPQTRRRTLLTLVARLADGTLGLSAGCDWERARHDLMALPGVGAWTAEVIAMRGLGDPDAFPVTDLGVQVAARRHGLPDNPQTLIQRSARWRPWRSYATQHLWASLDHAVNDWPPASKEIA, from the coding sequence GTGCATGACGACTTCGACCGCTGCTACCGCGCCGTGAAGTCGAAAGACGCCCGCTTCGACGGCTGGTTCATCACCGCGGTGCTCACGACACGGATCTACTGCCGGCCCAGCTGCCCGGCACGCCCGCCGCTGCCGCGGAATGTGGAGTTCTACCCCACCGCCGCCGCGGCTCAGCGGGCCGGTTTCCGCGCCTGTAAGCGTTGCCGCCCCGACGCCGCACCGGGTTCTCCGGAGTGGAACATCCGTGGCGACGTCGTGGGGCGGGCCATGCGCCTGATCGCCGACGGCACAGTGGATCGGGAGGGCGTGAGCGGGCTTGCCAGTCACCTCGGCTATTCCGCCCGCCAGTTGCAGCGATTGCTGCAGGCCGAGGTGGGTGCCGGCCCGCTGGCACTGTCCCGCGCACAGCGCACGCAGACCGCCCGCGTCCTGATCGAGACCACGGACCTGCCCTTGGGCGATGTCGCATTCGCCGCCGGATTCGCCAGCATCCGGCAGTTCAACGACACCATCCGCGCCGTGTGTGCCACGACGCCGACCGTGTTGCGCAGCAACGCCGCCGCACGCTCAGGAGCCCGCCCCGGCCGCGACTCCCCCGGTCCGGGTGCGCTGTCGCTGCGCCTTCCGGTGCGCACCCCGTTCGCGTTCGAGGGCGTGTTCGGGCACCTGGCGGCGTGCGCGGTGCCGGGCTGCGAAGAGGTACGCGACGGTGCGTACCGGCGCACCCTGCGCCTGCCGCACGGCAACGGAGTTGCCAGCCTGCGCCCGGCCCCCGACCATGTCCGATGCCGACTCGTGCTCGACGACTTCCGCGATCTCACCGCCGCGATCACCCGCTGCCGACGACTGCTGGACCTCGACGCTGACCCGGAAGCCGTCGTCGAGGCCCTCACCGCCGACCCCGACCTGGCACCGCTGGTGACCAAGGCGCCGGGACAACGCATTCCACGGACCGTCGACGAAGCCGAGCTCGCGGTGCGGGCGGTGCTCAGCCAGCAGGTGTCGACCAAGGCAGCGCGCACCCATACGCATCGGCTGGTGGCGGCACACGGGCAACCGCTCGACGATCCGGACGGCGGGCTCACTCATGTCTTTCCCTCGGTGGAACGACTCGCCGACATCGATCCCGATCAGCTCGCCCTCCCCCAAACCCGCCGGCGAACGCTGCTCACCCTGGTCGCGCGGCTGGCCGACGGCACCCTCGGCCTGAGTGCCGGCTGCGACTGGGAGCGGGCTCGGCACGACCTGATGGCGCTGCCGGGAGTCGGGGCCTGGACCGCCGAGGTGATCGCCATGCGCGGGCTGGGTGACCCCGACGCGTTTCCCGTCACCGACCTCGGGGTGCAGGTAGCGGCCCGCCGCCACGGCCTGCCCGACAACCCGCAGACCCTGATCCAACGCAGTGCTCGCTGGCGGCCGTGGCGCTCCTATGCCACCCAGCATCTCTGGGCCAGCCTCGATCACGCCGTGAACGACTGGCCCCCGGCATCGAAGGAGATCGCATGA
- the glsA gene encoding glutaminase A: MAALVQRYLDGILAEHAGANHGALASYIPELAEVDPAGFGLALSSSDGYVYQSGDADVQFTMQSISKPFTYALALDQLGQADVDARIGVEPSGEGFNKISVDQVTNVPKNPMINAGAIVACSLIPGKTVEERFGLVREFFSACAGRSLDFDEAVYESERASGSRNRGIAYLLESFGALGADPDEALDLYIRQCSLKVTSIDLARMAATLARGGLNPLTGRQVTDAAVVRRTLSVMVTCGMYDAAGAWVSAVGMPAKSGVAGGIVAVLPGQLGIGVYSPRIDAKGNSVRGMLVCRSLSQQLGLHFLTVSSEAHAAIRGVYTPRPGVRVYEVHGDLLFAGAEQVARTATRDCGEFDTAILDVSRLHTISEPARALLAGLSDELRDLGKQGLLVDPSGSVTPDPAAYAGLVFATVEDALAATETWAGE, encoded by the coding sequence GTGGCGGCACTGGTACAGCGGTACTTGGACGGGATCCTTGCCGAGCACGCCGGGGCGAACCACGGGGCCTTGGCGAGCTACATCCCGGAACTGGCAGAGGTCGATCCCGCGGGGTTCGGTTTGGCGTTGTCCTCGTCGGACGGCTACGTCTACCAATCCGGCGACGCCGACGTGCAATTCACGATGCAGTCGATCTCCAAGCCGTTCACCTACGCGCTCGCCCTCGATCAGCTGGGGCAAGCGGATGTCGACGCGCGGATCGGTGTGGAGCCCTCGGGTGAGGGCTTCAACAAGATCAGCGTCGATCAGGTCACCAATGTCCCGAAGAACCCGATGATCAATGCGGGTGCGATCGTGGCCTGCTCCTTGATCCCGGGGAAGACCGTCGAGGAGCGGTTCGGTCTGGTCCGCGAGTTCTTCAGCGCCTGCGCCGGACGCAGCCTGGACTTCGACGAGGCCGTGTACGAGTCCGAGCGGGCCAGCGGCAGCCGCAACCGCGGGATCGCTTACCTGCTGGAGAGTTTCGGCGCGCTGGGGGCCGACCCCGACGAGGCCTTGGACCTCTACATCCGCCAGTGTTCCCTGAAAGTCACCAGCATCGACCTGGCCCGGATGGCGGCGACACTGGCCCGCGGCGGCCTCAACCCATTGACCGGGCGGCAGGTGACCGATGCCGCGGTGGTACGGCGCACGCTGTCGGTCATGGTGACCTGCGGCATGTACGACGCCGCCGGCGCGTGGGTCAGTGCGGTCGGGATGCCGGCCAAGAGCGGTGTGGCCGGTGGCATCGTGGCGGTGCTGCCCGGCCAGCTGGGCATCGGCGTCTATTCGCCGCGGATCGACGCGAAAGGCAACAGCGTGCGTGGAATGCTGGTGTGCCGCAGTCTTTCCCAGCAGCTCGGACTGCACTTCCTGACGGTGAGCAGTGAGGCTCACGCGGCCATTCGCGGGGTGTACACCCCGCGCCCCGGAGTTCGTGTCTACGAGGTGCACGGCGACCTGCTGTTCGCCGGGGCCGAACAGGTGGCCCGCACCGCGACCCGCGACTGTGGCGAGTTCGACACCGCGATCCTCGACGTGTCGCGGCTGCACACGATCAGCGAACCGGCGCGTGCCCTGCTCGCCGGGCTGTCCGACGAGTTGCGGGATCTGGGCAAGCAGGGTCTGCTCGTCGACCCCAGCGGATCGGTGACGCCCGACCCAGCGGCCTACGCCGGGCTGGTGTTCGCCACGGTCGAGGATGCGCTGGCGGCGACCGAGACGTGGGCGGGGGAGTAG